The following proteins are encoded in a genomic region of Liolophura sinensis isolate JHLJ2023 chromosome 7, CUHK_Ljap_v2, whole genome shotgun sequence:
- the LOC135471953 gene encoding isoleucine--tRNA ligase, cytoplasmic-like, with protein sequence MAQPVPEHINFPAEEEKIGELWESLDAFQTSFKLSKGKPRYTFYDGPPFATGLPHYGHILAGTIKDIVTRWAHQSGYYVERRFGWDCHGLPVEYEIDKKLGITGPADVAKMGVDKYNAECRKIVMRYSSDWEKIVTRLGRWIDFKHDYKTMYPWFMETIWWIFKQMYEKGLVYRGFKVMPFSTACNTPLSNFESGQNYKDVVDPAVIVNFPLEEDPGVSVIAWTTTPWTLPSNLALCVHPDLEYVKVKDNETNNVYIMMEARLEALFKTPEEYTMLEKFKGITLKGKRYKPLFEYFTWMKSRGAFQVLTDGYVTAESGTGVVHQAPYFGEDDNRVCLNHGIITKDMAMICPVDASGKFTDEVTDFRGLHVKDADKHITKKLKERGRLVHQGTTKHSYPFCWRSDTPLIYKAVPSWFVRVEQATSLLLENNQKTYWVPEVVKDKRFANWLRDARDWAVSRNRYWGTPIPLWISDDGEEVVCVGSIEELQKLTGKADIKDLHRESVDGLTIPSRMGKGELKRVTEVFDCWFESGSMPYAQAHYPFENKKEFEDSFPADFIAEGVDQTRGWFYTLLVVSTLLFGKPPFKNLIVNGLVLAADGTKMSKRKKNYPDPMSVVDDFGADALRLYLINSPVVRAESLKFKRDGVRDVLKDVFLPWYNAYRFLMQNVERLEREDDIQLRYNEAKLTVSRNYMDRWILSFTQSLVKFVKQEMAAYRLYTVVPRLVRFVDQLTNWYVRMNRKRLKGDGGAEDCQAALETLFSVLFTMIRVMAPFIPFLTEHMYQNLRHLVDSEATKGQDYRSIHFLLLPEAKETLINTETESAVALMQTVIELGRVVRDRKTLPVKYPLKEIVVIHQDEQAVNNIKSLSSYILEELNVRKVTVTTDKVKHNIRLKAEPDYKILGTKLKADFKKIMESKVISNLTNEELLNFQQTGEITVGGHVLVEGDLKLVYTFDTSGGDATAQFEAHGEGDLIILLDVTPDQSMLDEGIAREVINRIQKLRKKAQLMPADDITVYYKTSENLAKIIRDHGDFIFSTIKQPLEPYPVPSDSQTIVQEAEIKVKNDLLDMTIVKGHAGENKPSASASASRPAARLAPAPVVSGVIPNCKFVNIELVGLNPGEGATGTQGTLLLENPQGDFLLTSDLVIIQAASLFGLRGKRLRLFTDCALNSEIVSEDLLSLHSRTLYLTSDSKEGSASTSNLKSPVCHFVNVELVSGTPQQGARSRKGCLLLDSPRGDSVSYCQLLSQVRTVFGLNGKKINLSRSKDKKDALSPKDDLLSLHSTTVYVL encoded by the exons ATGGCACAACCTGTCCCTGAGCATATTAACTTTCCTGCAGAGGAGGAAAAGATTGGTGAACTGTGGGAGTCTTTAGATGCATTCCAGACCTCTTTTAAATTATCGAAAGGAAAACCAAG ATACACATTTTATGATGGCCCGCCATTTGCCACTGGCCTTCCCCATTATGGTCACATTTTAGCCGGAACCATAAAGGACATAGTGACCCGATGGGCTCACCAGAGTGGCTATTACGTGGAGCGGAGGTTTGGCTGGGATTGTCATGGCCTGCCTGTG GAGTACGAGATAGACAAGAAATTGGGTATAACGGGACCAGCTGACGTGGCCAAGATGGGCGTGGACAAGTACAATGCTGAGTGTCGGAAAATTGTCATGAGATATTCCTCTGACTGGGAG AAAATAGTGACCAGACTAGGACGATGGATTGACTTCAAGCATGATTACAAAACCATGTACCCATGGTTTATGGAGACCATCTGGTGGATTTTCAAACAGATGTATGAAAAGGGCCTTGTTTATCGAGGTTTTAAG GTGATGCCTTTCTCCACTGCCTGTAACACTCCACTTTCCAATTTTGAGTCTGGTCAAAACTACAAAGATGTGGTGGACCCAGCTG TTATTGTGAACTTTCCTTTGGAGGAGGATCCAGGTGTGTCAGTCATCGCATGGACTACGACCCCTTGGACTCTGCCAAGTAACCTTGCCCTTTGTGTACATCCTGATCTAGAGTATGTCAAGGTCAAAG ataatgaaacaaataatgtTTACATCATGATGGAAGCAAGATTGGAGGCTTTGTTCAAAACACCTGAAGAATACACCATGCTTGAAAA gtttAAGGGTATCACACTTAAAGGGAAGAGGTACAAACCGCTGTTTGAGTACTTTACCTGG ATGAAGTCTCGTGGAGCGTTCCAGGTGCTAACAGATGGCTATGTCACCGCAGAGAGTGGTACAGGTGTGGTCCACCAGGCACCATACTTTGGAGAG GATGACAACCGTGTTTGCCTGAACCATGGAATCATCACCAAAGACATGGCCATGATCTGCCCTGTGGATGCCAGTGGGAAGTTCACGGACGAGGTCACAGATTTCAGGGGTTTACATGTCAAG GATGCTGACAAGCACATCACAAAGAAATTGAAAGAGAGAGGCAGGCTGGTGCACCAGGGCACCACCAAACATAGTTACCCATTCTGCTGGAG ATCTGACACCCCGCTAATCTACAAGGCTGTTCCCAGCTGGTTTGTCAGAGTGGAGCAAGCCACGAGCCTGTTACTGGAGAACAACCAGAAAACTTACTG GGTTCCAGAAGTGGTGAAAGACAAGCGCTTTGCTAACTGGCTGCGGGATGCGCGTGACTGGGCCGTGTCTCGTAACAGATACTGGGGCACCCCGATCCCGTTGTGGATCAGTGATGACGGGGAAGAG GTGGTCTGTGTTGGTTCTATAGAGGAACTTCAGAAGCTGACAGGAAAGGCAGACATTAAGGATCTGCACAGAGAAAG TGTGGATGGGCTGACTATTCCATCAAGGATGGGTAAAGGTGAGCTAAAGAGGGTGACAGAGGTGTTTGACTGCTGGTTTGAGAGCGGCAGCATGCCCTATGCTCAGGCCCACTACCCATTCGAGAACAAGAAGGAGTTCGAGGACAGCTTCCCTGCAGATTTCATCGCTGAGGGCGTTGATCAAACCAGAGGATG GTTCTACACCCTTCTGGTTGTCTCAACTCTGCTGTTTGGTAAACCCCCTTTCAAGAACCTCATTGTGAACGGGCTTGTGCTAGCAGC AGACGGTACAAAGATGAGCAAACGGAAGAAGAACTACCCAGACCCTATGAGTGTGGTGGATGATTTTGGAGCTGATGCTCTAAG GCTTTACCTGATCAACTCGCCTGTGGTCAGAGCAGAGAGCCTGAAGTTTAAGAGGGATGGTGTTCGTGATGTGCTGAAGGATGTCTTCCTGCCCTGGTACAACGCCTACAGATTCCTGATGCAAAATGTGGAGCGGTTAGAGCGG gAGGATGACATCCAACTGAGATATAATGAGGCAAAGTTGACTGTCTCCAGGAACTACATGGACAGGTGGATTCTGTCCTTCACACAATCCCTCGTCAAGTTTGTTAAGCAGGAAATGGCAG cttaTCGTCTGTACACAGTTGTGCCAAGACTGGTAAGATTTGTGGACCAGCTTACCAACTGGTATGTCAGAATGAACAGGAAGAGACTGAAG GGTGATGGTGGTGCTGAGGATTGTCAGGCAGCTCTGGAGACACTCTTCTCGGTCCTCTTCACCATGATCAGAGTGATG GCCCCTTTCATCCCGTTCCTCACAGAGCACATGTATCAGAACTTAAGGCACCTGGTGGACAGTGAGGCCACCAAAGGACAGGACTACAGAAGCATCCACTTCCTGCTGCTCCCAGAGGCCAA GGAGACCCTTATCAACACAGAAACTGAAAGTGCGGTGGCTTTGATGCAAACAGTTATTGAGCTTGGAAGAGTTGTGCGTGACAGGAAAACATTGCCTGTCAAG TATCCCTTGAAGGAGATTGTTGTTATCCATCAAGATGAACAGGCTGTCAACAACATTAAATCACTCTCTTCATACATACTAGAG GAACTAAATGTGAGGAAGGTGACAGTCACAACTGACAAGGTCAAACACAACATCCGCCTTAAAGCTGAGCCTGACTACAAAATACTTGGGACTAAACTCAAGGCAGATTTCAAGAAGATCATGGAGTCCAAAGTCATCTCAAATCTGACCAATGAGGAGCTGCTGAACTTCCAGCAGACTGGGGAAATAACAGTTGGAGGTCATGTGCTTGTGGAGGGTGACCTCAAGCTGGTGTATACATTTGACACTTCAGGCGGGGATGCCACTGCACAGTTTGAGGCTCATGGAGAGGGGGAT cTGATCATCCTGCTTGATGTCACCCCAGACCAGTCCATGCTGGATGAGGGAATTGCCCGGGAAGTCATCAACCGCATCCAGAAACTGAGGAAAAAG GCTCAGCTGATGCCAGCAGATGATATCACTGTGTATTACAAGACGTCTGAGAATTTAGCAAAGATTATCCGTGACCATGGTGACTTCATCTTTTCAACCATCAAACAACCTCTTGAACCTTACCCTGTTCCCAGTGACTCACAGACCATCGTCCAGGAAGCTGAGATCAAG GTGAAGAATGATCTGTTGGACATGACTATTGTGAAGGGGCATGCAGGAGAGAATAAGCCGTCAGCATCAGCATCAGCATCTAGGCCGGCTGCTCGGCTAGCTCCAGCACCCGTTGTCAGTGGGGTGATACCAAActgtaaatttgtcaacatcGAGCTGGTTGGCTTGAACCCAGGAGAGGGCGCCACAGGCACCCAAGGAACATTACTCTTAGAAAACCCTCAGGGAGATTTTCTGCTCACCTCTGATTTGGTGATAATCCAG GCTGCCTCGCTGTTTGGTCTGAGAGGGAAACGCCTGCGTTTGTTCACAGACTGCGCATTGAACTCAGAAATAGTTTCTGAGGACCTGTTGTCTCTCCACTCTAGGACTTTGTATCTCACGTCTGACTCCAAGGAAGGTTCAGCTTCTACTAGTAACCTGAAGTCGCCTGTCTGCCATTTTGTAAATGTGGAACTTGTGTCTGGAACACCTCAGCAAGGGGCCAGAAGTAGAAAGGGCTGTCTTTTACTAGATAGTCCTCGTGGAGATAGTGTCTCGTATTGCCAGCTTCTGTCTCAG gtCAGAACTGTCTTTGGATTAAATGGAAAGAAGATAAAT
- the LOC135470114 gene encoding protein kish-B-like translates to MTNAYSFDGMLIFGLLVICTCAYMRRVPRLKQWFLSEKKGFLGVFYKASVVGTRLHIPVSLICVLMGLYVLFIK, encoded by the exons ATGACCAATG CCTATTCCTTTGATGGAATGCTTATATTTGGATTATTGGTCATCTGCACCTGTGCGTATATGAGGAGGGTTCCCAGATTGAAGCAGTGGTTTCTCTCAGAGAAAAAGGGCTTTCTGGGTGTCTTTTATAAAG CATCTGTTGTGGGAACAAGATTACATATTCCAGTGTCATTAATATGTGTATTAATGGGACTCTATGTGTTGTTTATCAAGTGA
- the LOC135470269 gene encoding MAP kinase-activated protein kinase 2-like, with amino-acid sequence MMGETQSRNLVSKKNLITEDYRISKNVLGLGINGKVVECFSKQTGEKFALKVLRDAPKARREVSLHFRASGCKHIVRIVEVYENMYGGQKCLLVVMECMEGGELFGRIQERADQPFTEREAAAIIYDVCQAILHLHSMNIAHRDLKPENLLYSKQGPEGILKLTDFGFAKEITSTKALQTPCYTPYYVAPEVLGPDKYDRSCDMWSLGVIMYILLCGYPPFYSNHGMAISPGMKKRIRNGQYEFPHPEWDRVSPAAKDLIKRLLKTDPDERLVITEVIKTPWIAEFTKVPQTPLLSAKVLREEEDLWVDVQEEMTNALATMRVDYDQCVIKQLDDSNNPILKKRRKKEEPGSAV; translated from the exons ATGATGGGCGAAACCCAGTCACGAAATCTGGTGTCCAAGAAAAACCTGATCACAGAAGATTACAGGATTTCGAAAAATGTGTTAGGTCTAGGAATCAACGGAAAAGTGGTGGAGTGTTTTTCTAAACAGACGGGAGAGAAATTCGCGTTGAAG GTTTTGCGGGATGCACCAAAAGCACGGAGAGAAGTGAGTCTGCACTTTCGAGCGTCAGGATGTAAGCACATTGTCCGGATTGTAGAAGTCTATGAAAATATGTATGGAGGACAAAAGTGTCTTTTGGTGGTAATGGAATG TATGGAAGGAGGTGAATTATTTGGAAGAATACAGGAAAGAGCAGACCAACCCTTTACAGAAAGAG AAGCAGCAGCAATAATATATGATGTGTGTCAGGCCATTTTACATCTACATTCCATGAATATAGCCCATAGGGACTTGAAG CCAGAAAATTTACTGTACTCAAAACAAGGTCCAGAAGGAATTCTCAAATTAACCGATTTTGGGTTTGCCAAAGAAATTACAAGCACAAAGGCTTTACAAACACCATGTTACACACCTTATTATGTAG CACCAGAAGTTTTGGGGCCGGACAAGTATGATCGATCATGTGATATGTGGTCATTAGGTGttatcatgtatatatt GTTGTGCGGTTATCCCCCATTTTACAGTAACCACGGCATGGCAATATCACCAGGGATGAAGAAAAGAATTAGGAATGGACAATATGAATTTCCTCACCCAGAGTGGGATAGAGTCTCACCTGCAG CAAAGGATTTAATCAAACGACTACTGAAGACAGACCCAGATGAAAGGCTGGTTATAACAGAGGTCATCAAAACACCTTGGATAGCA GAATTCACAAAGGTACCTCAGACTCCATTGTTATCAGCAAAGGTTTTGAGAGAGGAGGAGGACCTGTGGGTGGATGTTCAG gagGAGATGACCAATGCCTTAGCAACAATGAGAGTGGATTATGACCAATGTGTTATTAAACAACTAGATGACTCTAACAATCCAATACTGAAGAAACGCCGAAAGAAGGAAGAGCCAGGTTCAGCTGTTTGA